The sequence GGCGACCCGATCCGCCGCCGACTGGGCGGCGCCCCTCGCGGGCAGCGTCGGCGGGGTGCTGCTGGTCGTCGGCGTGATCCTGTGGCGCGGCCGCAGGCAGACCTTCTGAGGCGGCCCTTCCGAAGCGGCCCTCCTGGGGCGGGCGCCGGGCCGCCGCTCCGCCGGGCCGTCTCCCCCGATAGGGTCGGTGACCGTGGCGAACAAGAACATCCCCGACTCCGGCTACTCCGACGACGACGGCTCCGCCGACCCCCGGCTCGGTGCGGCGCTCGCCGCGTGGGCCGAGGACCGCACCGCCGTCGGGCCGGTCCTCCGGGCGCTGAAGGGCGCCCGGCTGCTGGTGCCCGTCGTCGCCGTACTCGGCGAGGTCGAGGAGGACGAGAACGGGCTGCGCCGCGAGAAGACCAGCGACATGGCCGTACCCACCCTGAAGGCCGGTGGCCGTACCGCGCTGCCCGCGTTCACCTCCACCGACTCCCTCGCCCGCTGGGACCCCGAGGCCCGGCCGGTCGCCGTACCCCTGCACCAGGCGCTCCAGGCCGCCGCGCACGAGAAGGCCGACACGGTCGTGCTGGACCTCGCCGGACCGGTGCCGTTCGAGCTGACCGGGCCCGCGCTGCTCGCCCTCGCCGAGGGCCGCACCAGCACCGACCCGCTCGCCGACCCGGCCGTGACCGGGGCCGTGCGCGCGGCGGTGGCGGCCGAGCCCGGCGTACGCCGCGCCCACCTGGTGCCCGGCCCGGCCGACGGCACCCTCGCCCTCGTCCTCGACCCGGCCGCCCCGCCCGCCGAGACCGCCCAGGCGGTCGCGGGCCGGCTCGCCGCCGACGAAACACTGAGGGCCCGCCTGGTGCGCGGCCTCGACCTGGCACTGCTGCCGGCCGGGACGACGCCTCCGGGCGAGCCCCTGTACGTGAAGGAATAGCTCAGCCGTAGATCGGGCCCGTGTACTTCTCGCCCGGCCCCTGGCCCGGCTCGTCCGGGACGATCGAGGCCTCGCGGAAGGCCAGCTGGAGCGACTTCAGGCCGTCGCGCAGCGGGGCCGCGTGGAAGGAGCTGATCTCGGTCGCGCCGCCGTCCAGCAGTCCGGCGAGGGCGGTGATCAGCTTGCGGGCCTCGTCCAGGTCCTTGAACGTGTCGCCCTCCTCGCTGAGCCCGAGCTTCACGGCGGCGGCGCTCATCAGGTTGACGGCGACCGTCACGATCACCTCGACGGCGGGGACCTCGGCGATATCGCGGGTCATCGCGTCGAAGTCGGGGTTCTCGGCAGGGGTCTCACTCATGCCCCACACCCTAAGCGGCCCGCCGGCCTCCCCGTGACGCCCGCCCGATTAGCCCTTGTCAAGCCATCCTGCTAATCTGGTGGGCGACCGGCCGGACGTAGGTATGCACCTATCGCTCGGCCCACAAGTGGAGGCTCCGATCTCCCACCCGATCCGTCCCCCGGGACGGCGGGTCTCCGGTCAGGCGGCCGCCATCGTTCCGTACGGACGATGGAGTCGCCCGATTCGCGCCCCGCGTCCATCGCGGCGGTGCTCCGGTAGCCAGGAGCCCCGCCTGTGATCGTCCGGGGCATTTTTTCTGCCTCGACGCGGTTGGTCTGGACGAATACAGACGTTACGCGGCAGTCCGCCAGGCCGTCGCGTGGTGCTATCGAGGAGGATCCATCAGCGCCGAGCCCCGCATCAACGACCGGATTCGCGTTCCCGAGGTGCGACTTGTCGGTCCCAGTGGCGAGCAGGTCGGCATCGTGCCGCTCGCGAAGGCACTGGAGCTTGCGCAGGAGTACGACCTGGACCTGGTCGAGGTGGCGGCGACCGCCCGTCCGCCCGTGTGCAAGCTCATGGACTACGGGAAGTTCAAGTACGAGTCGGCCATGAAGGCCCGTGAGGCGCGCAAGAACCAGGCGCACACGGTCATCAAGGAGATGAAGCTCCGGCCGAAGATCGACCCGCACGACTATGACACCAAGAAGGGTCACGTCGTCCGGTTCCTCAAGCAGGGCGACAAGGTCAAGATCACGATCATGTTCCGTGGTCGTGAGCAGTCCCGGCCCGAGCTGGGCTACCGACTGCTCCAGCGTCTCGCGGAGGACGTCCAGGACCTCGGGTTCGTCGAGTCGAACCCGAAGCAGGACGGCCGAAACATGATCATGGTCCTCGGTCCGCACAAGAAGAAGACCGAGGCGATGGCCGAGGCCCGTCAGGCGCAGGAGGCCCGCAAGGCCGACGCGAAGGCGAACCCCGGCAAGTCGCAGAACCCGGCCGAGGCATCGTCCGAGGAGCCCGTCGAGGCCGAGGCGTCGTCCGAGGAAACTGCCGAGGCGTGATCCCGGGGAGCCGCACGGCTCCCGAGGATGTAACCGAAACAAGAGCGACGCTCCACCGTGCCCGGTTTTCGTGACCGGGCACCGGAGCGCCACCGACGAGGAGAGAACGGCGCTATGCCGAAGAACAAGTCGCACAGCGGTGCCAGCAAGCGCTTCAAGGTCACCGGCTCCGGCAAGGTGCTCCGCGAGCGCGCCGGCAAGCGCCACCTGCTTGAGCACAAGTCGTCCCGCGTGACGCGTCGCCTCACCGGCAACGCCGAGATGGCCCCGGGCGACGCCGCGAAGATCAAGAAGCTTCTCGGCAAGTGACGCCGCGGCGCTCGTCGAGCGCCGTGCGTCTGGACCGGGACCCAATCGTTTCCGGGTCGTGTGAGGACACCCACGACCCCGCTACAAGGAGTTAACAAGTGGCACGCGTCAAGCGGGCAGTCAACGCCCACAAGAAGCGCCGGGCGATCCTGGAGCAGGCCTCCGGCTACCGTGGTCAGCGTTCGCGCCTGTACCGCAAGGCCAAGGAGCAGGTCACCCACTCGCTGGTCTACAACTACAACGACCGCAAGAAGCGCAAGGGCGACTTCCGTCAGCTGTGGATCCAGCGCATCAACGCCGCTGCCCGCGCCAACGGCATGACCTACAACCGCTTCATCCAGGGTCTGAAGGCCGCGAACGTCGAGGTCGACCGCAAGATCCTGGCCGAGCTGGCCGTCAACGACGTGAACGCGTTCGCCGCGCTCGTCGAGGTCGCGCAGAAGGCGCTGCCGTCGGACGTCAACGCGCCCAAGGCCGCGTGACGCTGCGCTGGCTTCAGCCGTCGTAATACCGGGACCCGCAGGCTGTATGGCTTGCGGGTCTCGCTGTTGAGGTTCCCCGGTGCGTTTTCGGCCGCGGGTGCGCCGTGGTTGCTCGCGCAGTTCCCCGCGCAGTTCCCCGCGCCCCTTCGGGGCACGACACCAACAAGACTCCCCGGAAAGCGAAGAAGAGCATGGTCCCCGTCAGCCCCGAGCTGATCTCTCCCCGTTCCGCCCGTGTCGCCGCGGCGCGGCGGCTTGCCAAGCGGAATTTCCGGGGGAAGGACCGGCTGTTTCTCGCGGAGGGGCCGCAGGCCGTGCGGGAGGCGGCGGTGCATCAGGGGAGCGGGCTCGTCGAACTGTTCGCCACGGTCGAGGCCGCGGAGCGGTACGCCGACATCGTCGGTGAGGCCCGCGCCGTCGGCGCCCGGGTGCATCTCGCCGCCGAGGACGTCATCGCCGACATCTCCACCACGGTGACCCCGCAGGGGCTGGTCGGCGTCTGCCGGTTCCTGGACACCCCGTTCGAGGACATCCTCGCCGCCCGCCCCCGGCTGGTCGCCGTGCTCGCGCATGTGCGCGACCCGGGCAACGCGGGCACCGTGCTGCGCTGCGCGGACGCCGCCGGCGCCGAGGCCGTCGTCCTCACCGACGCCTCCGTGGACCTGTACAACCCCAAGGCCGTACGCGCCTCCGTCGGCTCCCTCTTCCACCTCCCGGTCGCCGTCGGCGTCCCCGTGGAGCAGGCCATCGAGCGGCTCAAGGGCGCCGGGGTGCGCATCCTCGCCGCCGACGGCGCGGGCGACCGCGACCTGGACGAGGAGCTGGACAAGGGCACCATGGGCGGGCCCACCGCCTGGGTGTTCGGCAACGAGGCGTGGGGGCTCCCCAAGGAGACCCGCGACCTCGCCGACGCCGTCGTACGGGTGCCCATCCACGGCAAGGCCGAGAGCCTGAACCTGGCCACGGCCGCCGCCGTCTGCCTGTACGCCTCGGCTCGTGCGCAGCGCGCCCGCGGAGGGTGCCGTTCCGTCACCCAGAGCTAGTAGGGTGGCCAGCTCGGGGCCCTGCGCCGTATGAGAGGTGGGGTACGGGGATGAGAGTGGCCGGCACGAGCACCGGGCCGGAAGGACGGGACGCGCGCGAGGTATCCGCGTCCTCGTGCGGTGCGGGCGGGCTCGATCCCGACCAGCTCCCCGACGGGCTGGTGGTCGCCGACGAGCGGGGACGCGTCGTCGGGTTCAACGCGGCCGCGGCGCGCATCACCGCCGTACCCGTCGCCGAGGCCCTCGGGCAGCCGCTGGAGAAGGCGCTGCCGTTGGAGGACCTGGAGGGCCGCCGCTGGTGGCAGCTCACCGACCCCTACGGCGGCCTCGCCACCCGGACCCGGCAGCCCGAGCGCAATCTGCTGCTGCCCGGCGGCCGGGAGGTGCTCGTCACCGCCCGGTACGTCCGCACCGCGCCCCTCGGCCCGGTGCACCGTCTGATCATCTGCCTGCGGGACACCGAGGCCCGCCGCCGCACCGAGCGCAGCCACGCCGAGCTGATCGCCACCGTCGCCCATGAGCTGCGCTCCCCGCTGACCTCCGTCAAGGGTTTCACCGCGACCCTGCTCGCCAAGTGGGAGCGGTTCACCGACGACCAGAAGCGGCTGATGCTGGAGACCGTCGACGCGGACGCCGACCGGGTCACCCGGCTCATCGCGGAGCTGCTGGACATCTCCCGGATCGACTCGGGGCGCCTGGAGGTGCGCAGGCAGCCCGTCGACATAGGGGCCGCCGTCTCCCGCCACATCCAGGCGTACGTCGCCGCCGGGCAGAGCGCCGGCCGCTTCCTGCTGCGCATCGAGCAGCCGCTGCCCGATCTGTGGGCCGACCCCGACAAGATCGACCAGGTGCTCAGCAACCTGCTGGAAAATGCGGTGCGGCACGGCGAGGGAACCGTCACCATCGACATCACGCCCACGGCGTCCCCCCGCGAGGGCGAGGAGGCCGGCACATCGGTCACGGTGAGCGACGAAGGGCCCGGCATCCCGGAGGAGTCCATGAACCGCGTCTTCACCCGCTTCTGGCGGGGCAGCAAGCGCGGCGGCACCGGACTCGGGCTGTACATCGTCAAGGGCATCGTCGAGGCCCACGGCGGCACCATCACGGTCGGCCGCGCCCGCGGCGGCGGCGCCGAGTTCCGATTTACGTTGCCCGTGAGCGCCCCGGCGTATCTCGCCTAGCGGCCCACGGGCTCTTCGTACAGCTCCACCCCGTTAGACTCGGCCTTTGGCACCTTTGTGTCCTTCACGCGGCCCTCGCGAGTCGAGACGAGTCGGTGACGGGGACCATCCGCCAGCCAAACGGAAGCACGGGAAGAGATGTCGGCACCCAATAAGTCGTACGACCCTGTCGAGGTCGAGGCGTTGAAACCGGAAGAGATCGAGCGCATGCGGGACGAGGCGCTCGCCGCCTTCGCCGCCGCGGACTCCCTCGACGCGCTCCACGAGGCGAAGGTCGCGCACACCGGCCCGGCGTCCCCGCTGAGCCTCGCCAACCGCGAGATCGGCGCCCTGCCCCCGCACGCCAAGGCCGAGGCCGGCAAGCGCGTCGGCATGGCCCGCGGCGCCGTCAACAAGGGGCTCGCCGCCCGCCAGAGCGAGCTGGAGGCCGAGCGCGACGCCCGGGTGCTCGTCGAGGAGGACGTCGACGTCACGCTGCCGTACGACCGCGTCCCGGCCGGCGCCCGGCACCCGCTGACCACGCTGTCGGAGCGCATCGAGGACATCTTCGTGGCCATGGGCTACGAGGTCGCCGAGGGCCCCCAGGCCGAGGCCGAGTGGTTCAACTTCGACGCCCTGAACATCGGCCCGGACCACCCGGCCCGCGGCGAGGCCGACACGTTCTTCGTCGAGGGCCCGGACGGCGGCGCCGAGTCGGGTGTGGTCATGCGCACCCACACCTCGCCCGTGCAGATCCGCTCGCTGCTCGGCCGTGACCTGCCGGTCTACGTGATCTGCCCCGGCCGCGTCTACCGCACCGACGAGCTGGACGCCACGCACACGCCCGTCTTCCACCAGGTCGAGCTGCTCGCCGTGGACGAGGGCCTGACCATGGCCGACCTCAAGGGCACCCTGGACCACATGGTCCAGTCGCTGTTCGGTGAGGGCATGAAGACCCGGCTGCGCCCGAACTTCTTCCCCTTCACCGAGCCGAGCGCCGAGATGGACATGCTCTGCTACGTGTGCAAGGGCGAGTCCGTCGGCAACCCCGACCGGCCCTGCCGCACCTGCTCCAGCGAGGGCTGGATCGAGCTGGGCGGCTGCGGCATGGTCAATCCGCGGGTGCTCACCGCCTGCGGCGTCGACCCGGAGAAGTACAGCGGCTTCGCCTTCGGGTTCGGCATCGAGCGGATGCTGATGTTCCGCCACAACGTCGAAGACATGCGAGACATGGTCGAGGGTGACGTCCGGTTCACCCGGCCCTTCGGGATGGAGATCTGATGCGGGTCCCGCTTTCTTGGCTGCGGGAGTACGTCGACCTGCCGGCCACCGAGACCGGCCGTGACGTCCAGGCCAAGCTCATTTCGGCCGGTCTGGAGGTCGAGACCGTCGAGCTGCTCGGCGCCGACCTCAAGGGCCCCCTGGTCGTCGGCCAGGTGCTGACCATCGAGGAGCTGGAGGGCTTCAAGAAGCCGATCCGCTTCTGCACGGTCGACGTCGGCCAGGCCAACGGCACCGGTGAGCCCCAGGAGATCGTCTGCGGCGCCCGCAACTTCGCGGTCGGCGACAAGGTCGTCGTGGTGCTGCCCGGCGCCACCCTGCCCGGCGGCTTCTCCATCGCCGCCCGCAAGACCTACGGCAGGGTCTCGCACGGCATGATCTGCTCCACCGACGAGCTGGGCATGGGTGACGACGGCACGCACGGCATCATCGTGCTGCCGCCGGAGACCGAGCCCGGCAAGGACGCCATCGAGCTGCTGGAGCTGGTGGACGAGGTCCTGGACATCGCCGTCACCGCCAACCGCGGCGACTGCCTGTCCATCCGCGGCGTCGCCCGCGAGACGGCCATCGCCTACGGCCTGCCGCTGCGCGACCCCGCCCTGATCGACGTGCCCGCGCCCAACGCGTACGGCTACCCGGTCCAGGTCTCCGACCCGTTCGGCTGCGACCGCTTCACCGCGCGCACCGTCACCGGGCTGCGCCCCGAGGCCCGCTCCCCGCTCTGGCTCACGCGCCGGCTCCAGAAGGTCGGCATGCGCCCGATCTCGCTGGCCGTCGACATCACCAACTACGTGATGATGGAGCTGGGCCAGCCGCTGCACGCCTACGACCGCACCTCGGTCCAGGGCACCATCGGGGTGCGCCGCGCCCAGGAGGGCGAGAAGCTCGTCACCCTGGACGGCGTCGAGCGCGAGCTGCACGCCGAGGACCTGGTCATCACCGACGAGCGCGGCCCCATCGGCCTCGCCGGCGTGATGGGCGGCGCCAACACCGAGATCGCCGACCACGGCGAGGACGCGGCGGACGCCACCACCGAGGTCGTCATCGAGGCGGCGCACTTCGACGCGATCTCCGTCGCGCGCACGGCCCGCCGCCACAAGCTGCTGTCCGAGGCCTCCCGCCGCTTCGAGCGCGGGGTGGACCCGGCCGCCGCGGCCGCCGCCGCGCAGCGCACCGTGGACCTGCTGGTGCTGCTCGCGGGCGGCACCGCCGACGCGGGCGTCACCGAGGTCATCGCGCCCTCCGCGCCGCACACCATCACCGTCCCGGCGGACCACCCGGACAAGGTCGCGGGTGTCACCTACGGCCGCGAGACCGTCGTACGCCGCCTCCAGGAGGTCGGCTGCGACGTCTACGGTCAGGACGAGCTGATCGTCACCGTGCCGTCCTGGCGGCCCGACCTGACGGACCCGAACGACCTCGCCGAAGAGGTCATTCGGCTGGAGGGCTACGAGAACCTGCCCGCCACGCTGCCGGGGCCCCCGGCCGGCCGCGGTCTGACCGCCCGCCAGCGGCTGCACCGCCGCATCGGCCGCGCGCTGGCCGGCGCCGGCTATGTCGAGGCGCTGAACTACCCGTTCCTCGGCGAGCAGGTCTTCGACCAGCTCGGCCTGGACGCGGACGACCCGGTCCGCCGGGTCGTCAAGCTGGTCAACCCGCTCAGCGACGAGGAGCCCGCGCTCCGTACGACGCTGCTGCCGGGCCTGCTGGGCGCGCTGCGGCGCAACACCGGCCGCGGCGGGCACGACCTGGCCCTGTTCGAGACCGGGCTGGTCTTCCACCCGCGCGAGGAGCGCCGGGCCGTCGGGCACCTGCCGGTGGACCGGCGTCCCACCGACGAGGAGATCGCGGCGCTGAACGCCGCGCTGCCCGAGCAGCCGCGGCACGCCGCCGTCGTCCTCACGGGCGCCCGTGAGCAGGCCGGCTGGTGGGGCAAGGGCCGCCCGGCCGACTGGGCCGACGCCGTCGAGGCCGCGCGCACCGTGGCCCACGAGGCCGGTGCCGAACTCGTCGTGCGCAAGGGCCGGTACGGCCCCTGGCACCCGGGCCGCTGCGCCGAGCTGCTCGTCGTCGTGAACGGCGCCGAGCGGGTCGTGGGTCACGCGGGCGAGCTGCACCCGCGCGTCGTCAAGGCGCTGGGCCTGCCGGAGCGCACCTGCGCGATGGAGCTGGACCTGGACGCCCTGGAGGAGGCCGGCGACGGCATCCCGATGGCGCCGGGCATCTCCTCCTTCCCGGTCGCCACGCAGGACGTCGCCCTCGTGGTCGACAAGCCGGTGCCGGCGGCCGAGGTGGAGGCCGCGCTGCGCGCCGGTGCCGGTGAACTGCTGGAGTCCATCCGGCTGTTCGACGTCTACGAGAACGCCGAGCAGCTCGGCGAGGGCCGCAAGTCGCTGGCGTACGCGCTGCGCTTCCGCGCCCCCGACCGGACGCTGACGGTGGACGAGGCGTCGGCGGCCCGGGACGCGGCCGTCGCCCTGGCGGGCGAGCGCACCGGAGCCGTACTGCGCGGCTGACCGCCGTGTCGCGCCCGGCGCGCCCGGTCACGGACCTCCGTGGCCGGGCGCGCTTGCGTTCCGGCCGAAGGAACGTTTCTGACAAGGCGTCACCTCCTGCATAAATGCACTCCCACCTGCGCTTTCTCACTCGTTCGAGTGGTCATCGGAGGTGACCCGGTCCTCCCGGGCCATGGCGTCGACAGAATCGGACCGGTCTTTCGGGGCCGGTCCGTCTGCTCTGTCAGGGACTCTCCATGGGGGACAGAGGCATGATCCGCATCAAGGCACGGGCACCCACCGCGCGTGGCGCCGTGCTCCCCACGCTCTGGGGCGCGCTCGCGGTCGCCTACAAGTTCGGCTGCCCGCTCGCCACCCAGGAGCGGCTCGGCGCGCGTATCGCCGCCAGCGTCGTGTTCTTCGGCGTGGGCATCGGGCTGCTGGTCCATGTACGGCGCGCCCTGCTGCGGGAGCTGCGGCTCGCGCGGCGGGCGGCGCGGGTCGCGCAGGGCGTCGTCCTGCGGCCGCCGCCCCCGCGGCTCGACGGACTCGGTGTCGCCGCCGCCCAGTTGTCCGCCGACCGGGGCGCGAGCGTCGGCGGCGATCTGTACGAGGCCATCGCCACCGAGCACGGGGTGCGGGTGGTGATGGGGGACGTGCGCGGACACGGTCTGGACGCCCTCGGCACCGTCGCCGCCCTCCTCGGCAGCTTCCGCGAGGCCGCCCATGACGAGGCCCGGCTCGACGGCGTGCTGCGCCGACTGGAGCGGGCGCTCGCCCGGCATCTGCGGGACCGGGCCCGCGCCGAACACCCCTCGACCGGGTGCGCCGCGGACCTCGGCCACCCCGTCGCCGAGGAGTTCGTCACCGTCCTGCTGCTGGAGATCGGCCGGGACGGCACGCTCGGCGCCCTCAACTGCGGGCATCCCTGGCCCTATCGGCTCACCGGCACCGCCGTCGAACCCCTGACCCGCGCCGAACCGCTGCCGCCGCTCGGCCCGTTCCCGCTCCCGGCGGACCTCGCCCCGCACCGCTGCGAGCCGTTGCGCCCCGCTGAGTCGCTGGTCCTGTTCACCGACGGCGCCGAGGACGCCCGGGACGCCCGGGGCCGGTTCTTCGCCCTGCCCGACGCGCTGCGCACCGCCGTACGGGACCAACCCGCCTCGCCCCAGCGGGTGTTGCGGGCCCTCTTCGCCGCCCTGCTGCGGCACACCGGCGGCACCCCCACCGACGACGTGGCCCTGCTGGTGCTGCGCAACGAGCGGGGACCGGCGCCGAGGGCGCGGGAACCGGCCCGCCCGGCCACCAGCACGCGCGGCTGATGGTTCCCGCCGGACCACCGCTGTCGGAGGGGGAGCCGATGGCCCGGCGGGCCTCTCGAGGAGGACCACCAGTGAAGCGGCCCGGCCACGCTCCGCGACAGCGCGTGCACGCCCCGGATGCGGGCATTCGGTTCACACCCCGTGTGAAGGCAGGGCCACTACGCTGAACGGCATCAGGCACTCGGGGGTTCACCCATGCAGCCCAACACTCTCCTTGACGCCATCCTGGACGAGGCGGGGATCTCGCACGCCGGTCTCGCCGCCCATGTGAACCAGGCAGGGCGCCGCCGGGGCCTCGCGCTCCGCTACGAACACACCGCCGTGGCACGGTGGTTGAAGGGCCAGCGGCCGCGCGGCCAGGTGCCCGACCTGATCTGCGAGGTACTGGCCGCCCGACTGCACCGCCCCGTCACCCTGGACGACATCGGCCTCGGCGTGCCCGGCCGGCCCGGCGCCACCTCCGCCGGCACCCTGTCCGGCTTCGTGGAGCGGGCCACCGCCCTGTGGCGCTCCGACGAACAGCAGCGCCCCCATGTGCTGGGCGCCCCGGCCGTCACCGGCACCCCCGCCGTGATGCCCGTCTGGGAGTGGGAGAACCCGCCGGAGGACACCGATGTCTCCCGGGGCGGCAGACACCAGGTCACGGCGGCCGACATCGAGACGCTGCGCGCGGCCCGCGCCCACTACGAGCAGATGTACCGCAAGGCCGGCGGCATCGCGACCCGCGCCCGGATCGTCGGCTTCCTCAACGCCGAGGCGGCCCCCCTGCTGCGCGGCAGCTACACCGACGCCACCGGCCGCCAACTGCACCGCGCCACCGGCGGGCTGGTCGCCGTCGCCGGGATCTGCGCGTACGACTCGGACGCGCACGGACTCGCGCAGCGCTACTTCCACCAGGCGCTGCGCCTCGCGAAGGCCAGCGGTGACCGGGGACTCGGCGCCTACGTGATAGCGCTGCTGGTCAACCAGTCCCTGTTCATGCGGGAGTTCCGGCAGGCGGTGGCCTTCGCGGAGGCCGCGCTGCGCACCGCAGGCCGGCACATCACCCCCGCCCTCGCCTCCGACCTGTACGCGATGCAGGCCAAGGCGTACGCGCATCTGGGCGACGCGGGCAGCGCGCTCGCCTGCATCCGGCGCGCGGAGAGCGCCGCCGAGCGCATCCGGCGCGGCCATGAACCGGACGAGACCGGCTATGTGCAGCCCGGCCTGGTCAATGTGCAGGTCGCCGAGGCGCTGCTCAGCCTGGGTGAACTCGCCGCCGCCCGGGAGCACGCGGCGGCGGCCGTGGACAACCCGGCCCACGACCGGGGCCGGGTGCACCGGCTGGCCATGCTCAGCACCATCGAACTGCGCCAGGGCAACGCGGAGAAGGCCGTGGTCACCGCCGTGCAGATGGCCGAGCAGGCGCGCGGCATGGAGTCCCAGCGGCTGCGCGACCGGCTGCGCGCGGTGCGCGAACATCTGGCGCGCTGCGGCTCGCCCGGCACCAACGAGGCCGCCGAACTCATCGACGGGGCGCTGCGCGTGCCCCTGTAGGCGCCCTGTGGGCGCACGGCCGCTGCTGCGATATTGCCACCTACCCCCCGAAAGGTGGCAGAACCGTGCAGTGGACGAAACAGAACGAACAAACGGTGTATGAAAACCGCTGGTTCAGCGTCAATCTCGCAGATGTCGAGCTGCCCGACGGCCGGCATCTGGACCACTTCCTCATCCGGATGCGCCCGGTGGCCGTCGCCACGGTCGTCAACGAGGCCAACGAGGTCCTGCTGCTGTGGCGGCACCGCTTCATCACCGACAGCTGGGGCTGGGAACTGCCCGCGGGTGTCGTCGAGGACGGCGAGGACATCGCGAGCGCGGCCGCCAGGGAACTGGAGGAGGAGACCGGCTGGCGGCCGGGGCCCCTGCACCACCTGATGACGGTGGAGCCGTCCAACGGCCTCACCGACGCCCGGCACCACATCTACTGGTCCGACCGGGGCGAGTACCTCGGGCACCCCGTGGACGACTTCGAGTCGGACCGCCGGGAGTGGGTGCCCCTCAAGCTCGTCCCCGACCTGATCGCCCGTGGGGAGGTCCCGGCCGCCAACATGGCGGCCGCGTTACTGCTGCTGCACCACCTCAGGCTCGCCGAGGGCTGACGCGCCGAAGGCCGTCCGGCCGAGGGCTAATGGGCGCGCAGGGCCGACCAGATGGTCACCACGAGCGCGCCGAGCGCGGTCAGCGCGGCGAGCGAGGACAGCGGCCAGCGCGCGTGTTCCAGCGAGACCATACGGGAGTTCAGCTCGTCCAGCTCCTTGGCGGTCTCCTCGGTGCGATGGCCGAGCAGCGCGAGTCCGCCCTCGACCCGGGCGTAGGCCACGTCCAGTCGGCGCCGTAACTCTGCGAGTTCTCCATGGACCACGGGATGCTCCGGATCGCCGGTCAAGGGTCCACTCCTTTCCGTAGTCGAATGGGGGGTTCCGCACCCCCTTGCATGCGCATGAAAGTGAACTCGCCTGGTGGTCGCGTGGGGAGCGTGTGCGCCGCGCGTCTGCGGGCCCGGCGCGCACACGGTGTGTGAAACGGATGTGCCCGGCACCGAATCCGGTGCCGGGCACGTCTGTTGGTAGCTGAGCGTGATCAGCCGTAGGTGTAGAAGCCCGAGCCGGTCTTGCGGCCGAGCCGGCCCGCCTCGACCATGCGCTGGAGCAGCGGGGGAGCGGCGTACAGCGGCTCCTTGTACTCGGCGTACATCGAGTTGGCGATGGAGACGATGGTGTCCAGGCCGATCAGGTCGGACAGCTTCAGCGGGCCCATCGGGTGGGCGCAGCCCATCTCCATGCCGTTGTCGATGTCCTCGCGGCTCGCGATGCCCGACTCGAACATCCGGATCGCGGAGAGCAGATAGGGCACGAGCAGCGCGTTCACCACGAAGCCGGAGCGGTCCTGGGCGCGGATCGCGTGCTTGCCGAGCACCTTCTCGGCGAACGCCTGGGCGCGGCTGAGGGTGCCCTCGGAGGTGGTCAGCGCGGGGATCAGCTCGACCAGGCTCTGCACCGGGGCCGGGTTGAAGAAGTGGATGCCGACGACATGGTCCGGGCGCGAGGTGGCGACCGCGAGCTTCACCAGCGGGATGGAGGAGGTGTTCGAGGCCAGGATCGCGTCCGGCCGGGTCACCACCTGGTCGAGGACCTGGAAGATCTCCGTCTTCACGGCCTCGCTCTCCACGACCGCCTCGATCACGAGGTCGCGGTCGGCGAACTCGCCGAGGTCCGTGGTGAAGCTGAGCCGCGCCTGGGTG is a genomic window of Streptomyces sp. WP-1 containing:
- the pheT gene encoding phenylalanine--tRNA ligase subunit beta produces the protein MRVPLSWLREYVDLPATETGRDVQAKLISAGLEVETVELLGADLKGPLVVGQVLTIEELEGFKKPIRFCTVDVGQANGTGEPQEIVCGARNFAVGDKVVVVLPGATLPGGFSIAARKTYGRVSHGMICSTDELGMGDDGTHGIIVLPPETEPGKDAIELLELVDEVLDIAVTANRGDCLSIRGVARETAIAYGLPLRDPALIDVPAPNAYGYPVQVSDPFGCDRFTARTVTGLRPEARSPLWLTRRLQKVGMRPISLAVDITNYVMMELGQPLHAYDRTSVQGTIGVRRAQEGEKLVTLDGVERELHAEDLVITDERGPIGLAGVMGGANTEIADHGEDAADATTEVVIEAAHFDAISVARTARRHKLLSEASRRFERGVDPAAAAAAAQRTVDLLVLLAGGTADAGVTEVIAPSAPHTITVPADHPDKVAGVTYGRETVVRRLQEVGCDVYGQDELIVTVPSWRPDLTDPNDLAEEVIRLEGYENLPATLPGPPAGRGLTARQRLHRRIGRALAGAGYVEALNYPFLGEQVFDQLGLDADDPVRRVVKLVNPLSDEEPALRTTLLPGLLGALRRNTGRGGHDLALFETGLVFHPREERRAVGHLPVDRRPTDEEIAALNAALPEQPRHAAVVLTGAREQAGWWGKGRPADWADAVEAARTVAHEAGAELVVRKGRYGPWHPGRCAELLVVVNGAERVVGHAGELHPRVVKALGLPERTCAMELDLDALEEAGDGIPMAPGISSFPVATQDVALVVDKPVPAAEVEAALRAGAGELLESIRLFDVYENAEQLGEGRKSLAYALRFRAPDRTLTVDEASAARDAAVALAGERTGAVLRG
- a CDS encoding PP2C family protein-serine/threonine phosphatase; its protein translation is MIRIKARAPTARGAVLPTLWGALAVAYKFGCPLATQERLGARIAASVVFFGVGIGLLVHVRRALLRELRLARRAARVAQGVVLRPPPPRLDGLGVAAAQLSADRGASVGGDLYEAIATEHGVRVVMGDVRGHGLDALGTVAALLGSFREAAHDEARLDGVLRRLERALARHLRDRARAEHPSTGCAADLGHPVAEEFVTVLLLEIGRDGTLGALNCGHPWPYRLTGTAVEPLTRAEPLPPLGPFPLPADLAPHRCEPLRPAESLVLFTDGAEDARDARGRFFALPDALRTAVRDQPASPQRVLRALFAALLRHTGGTPTDDVALLVLRNERGPAPRAREPARPATSTRG
- a CDS encoding transcriptional regulator, giving the protein MQPNTLLDAILDEAGISHAGLAAHVNQAGRRRGLALRYEHTAVARWLKGQRPRGQVPDLICEVLAARLHRPVTLDDIGLGVPGRPGATSAGTLSGFVERATALWRSDEQQRPHVLGAPAVTGTPAVMPVWEWENPPEDTDVSRGGRHQVTAADIETLRAARAHYEQMYRKAGGIATRARIVGFLNAEAAPLLRGSYTDATGRQLHRATGGLVAVAGICAYDSDAHGLAQRYFHQALRLAKASGDRGLGAYVIALLVNQSLFMREFRQAVAFAEAALRTAGRHITPALASDLYAMQAKAYAHLGDAGSALACIRRAESAAERIRRGHEPDETGYVQPGLVNVQVAEALLSLGELAAAREHAAAAVDNPAHDRGRVHRLAMLSTIELRQGNAEKAVVTAVQMAEQARGMESQRLRDRLRAVREHLARCGSPGTNEAAELIDGALRVPL
- a CDS encoding NUDIX hydrolase — protein: MQWTKQNEQTVYENRWFSVNLADVELPDGRHLDHFLIRMRPVAVATVVNEANEVLLLWRHRFITDSWGWELPAGVVEDGEDIASAAARELEEETGWRPGPLHHLMTVEPSNGLTDARHHIYWSDRGEYLGHPVDDFESDRREWVPLKLVPDLIARGEVPAANMAAALLLLHHLRLAEG
- a CDS encoding 3-hydroxybutyryl-CoA dehydrogenase, whose translation is MTGIPSGDIARVGVVGCGQMGAGIAEVCARAGLDVRVAETTGEALEIGRTRLHNSLSKAAERGKISAEERDATQARLSFTTDLGEFADRDLVIEAVVESEAVKTEIFQVLDQVVTRPDAILASNTSSIPLVKLAVATSRPDHVVGIHFFNPAPVQSLVELIPALTTSEGTLSRAQAFAEKVLGKHAIRAQDRSGFVVNALLVPYLLSAIRMFESGIASREDIDNGMEMGCAHPMGPLKLSDLIGLDTIVSIANSMYAEYKEPLYAAPPLLQRMVEAGRLGRKTGSGFYTYG